One window of the Petroclostridium xylanilyticum genome contains the following:
- a CDS encoding bifunctional 2-keto-4-hydroxyglutarate aldolase/2-keto-3-deoxy-6-phosphogluconate aldolase translates to MDKEKVITRICDAGIVAVVRAESSEQALKIADACIEGGVAAIELTFTVPAAHKVIEELAKTYTKGEIILGAGTVMDSETARIAILSGAQYVVSPYFNLETVKLCNRYRVPVMPGAMTIKEVVEAMEAGADIIKIFPGEAFGPKIIKAIKGPIPYAKMMPTGGVDVNNVGEWIKAGAVAVGAGSSLTAGAKTGDYVSITRLGKEFVAKIKEARGL, encoded by the coding sequence ATGGATAAAGAAAAAGTGATTACCAGGATTTGTGATGCAGGGATTGTAGCAGTTGTTAGGGCTGAAAGCAGTGAACAGGCTCTAAAGATTGCGGATGCCTGCATTGAAGGAGGAGTAGCAGCGATAGAACTGACCTTTACAGTACCGGCAGCCCATAAGGTTATTGAAGAATTGGCTAAAACCTATACCAAGGGCGAAATCATTCTTGGTGCAGGGACTGTAATGGATTCAGAAACTGCAAGAATTGCTATTCTTTCCGGAGCACAATATGTAGTAAGTCCATATTTTAATTTAGAAACAGTTAAGCTATGTAATAGATACAGAGTACCGGTTATGCCCGGAGCTATGACTATTAAAGAAGTGGTTGAAGCGATGGAAGCGGGAGCAGATATTATAAAAATATTTCCTGGAGAAGCGTTTGGACCTAAGATTATTAAGGCTATCAAAGGGCCCATTCCATATGCAAAGATGATGCCTACCGGTGGTGTAGATGTAAATAATGTTGGTGAATGGATTAAGGCTGGTGCTGTTGCTGTAGGAGCAGGTAGTTCTCTTACTGCAGGGGCTAAAACAGGAGACTATGTATCCATTACAAGATTAGGTAAAGAATTTGTGGCAAAGATTAAGGAAGCAAGGGGATTATAA
- a CDS encoding DUF362 domain-containing protein, whose product MKIPQLIKIKQYFNNEKLEDVYQTAIQEVRNVGLQIKPGDEIAIAVGSRGIANLKILVKAVVDGIKELGGEPFIIPAMGSHGGATAEGQIEVLESYGVIEEYTGAPIKSSMEVVELPGDGLENKVYMDKYAYEADGTIAINRIKVHTDFHGPTESGLMKMLVIGLGKHKQALEIHRYGVYGLRELIPPTARQIMKHGNIIMGLGVVENAYDETAIVRALKPEVLEQEEIKLMEIARNNMPSLPVVKLDVLIVDRIGKNISGSGMDTNIIGRIKINTEKDPEKPKITNIVITDLTEESHGNAVGMGLADIMTKRLKDKINYQATYENVITSTFLERGKMPIVADNDRIAVEYALRTCGPIDPENARVIRIKDTLHLGEMYVSRAVLDEIQHLPNIEVVGEFVDIINENNELIKF is encoded by the coding sequence ATGAAAATTCCTCAACTAATTAAAATTAAGCAGTATTTTAATAATGAAAAGCTGGAAGATGTATATCAAACTGCAATACAAGAAGTAAGAAATGTGGGACTTCAAATAAAGCCCGGTGACGAAATAGCAATAGCTGTTGGCAGCCGGGGTATTGCTAATTTAAAAATACTTGTAAAAGCAGTTGTTGACGGAATAAAAGAATTAGGTGGAGAGCCTTTTATCATACCGGCAATGGGCAGTCATGGCGGTGCTACTGCTGAAGGGCAAATAGAAGTATTGGAATCCTATGGTGTTATCGAAGAATATACAGGCGCTCCTATCAAATCATCCATGGAAGTAGTGGAACTCCCCGGGGATGGGTTGGAAAATAAGGTGTATATGGACAAATATGCGTATGAAGCAGATGGCACAATTGCTATCAATAGGATTAAAGTTCACACCGATTTTCATGGTCCAACTGAAAGCGGATTGATGAAAATGCTGGTTATCGGGTTGGGTAAGCACAAACAGGCACTTGAAATTCACCGCTATGGCGTATATGGTTTGCGGGAACTCATTCCTCCAACAGCAAGACAGATCATGAAGCATGGAAATATCATTATGGGTCTGGGGGTTGTAGAAAACGCCTACGATGAAACTGCCATTGTAAGGGCATTGAAGCCTGAGGTGCTTGAACAGGAAGAAATAAAGCTCATGGAGATTGCTAGAAACAATATGCCAAGTTTGCCGGTAGTTAAACTGGATGTGTTGATTGTAGATAGAATAGGAAAGAACATCAGCGGCAGCGGTATGGATACGAATATCATAGGAAGAATTAAAATCAATACTGAAAAAGACCCTGAAAAGCCTAAAATTACAAATATTGTTATCACTGATTTAACAGAGGAATCCCATGGAAATGCTGTAGGAATGGGCCTTGCAGATATCATGACAAAGAGACTCAAAGACAAGATCAACTATCAGGCTACCTATGAAAATGTTATCACCAGTACATTTTTAGAAAGAGGTAAAATGCCTATTGTAGCAGATAACGATAGAATTGCTGTTGAATATGCACTTAGAACCTGCGGGCCTATAGACCCGGAAAATGCCAGGGTGATAAGGATTAAGGATACGCTGCACTTAGGAGAAATGTATGTATCCAGGGCAGTACTTGATGAGATACAGCACTTGCCTAATATAGAAGTTGTAGGTGAGTTTGTAGATATAATAAATGAAAATAATGAATTAATCAAATTCTGA
- a CDS encoding sigma 54-interacting transcriptional regulator: protein MYSIGLISPYPKLADIAKDIIDIIDEPIDIKIGDMNEAIPIANKMISEGVEVIISRGGTALSLREFVDVPVIEIQITSIDIMKSIKKAKKKGNNIGLLGYDNVVYNIESIAEILDVNLVPVIFSKADRVEQKTEKVKQLIGKVDIVVGDHISIQIAQQYGIEGLLIESGKDSILESIIEAKKIRDATNRERERFEELKTILDYSHDGIISINNKGQIKFFNPAAEKIFNINKNSVIGYSIHDVLPHVNFKDVMKNGQSKIDEFYNIGEKIIIASTLPIKLRDKVAGALSVFQDISKIQNTEEKIRKKVYLKGHVARYRFEDIITGNEKMNKLVEVAKLYANTSSNILLIGETGTGKEFFAQGIHNASNRRNKPFVAVNCAALPDNLLESELFGYEEGAFTGAKKGGKQGLFELAHGGTIFLDEIGEIAPHIQTRLLRVLQEKQVMRLGSDRVIPVDVRVIAATNKDLKKAIDDNLFREDLYYRLNVLTLKIPPLRERQDSIPLFVNAFIDRYCRQNNIDKKTISDEAMKALQAYKWYGNVRELENVIERLVIIVPTKRIELYHIKNFIDDWSEELQPLMQENNEYADISDTFKIRINVHRSLKEIESDIIREVLQLTAGDRTKAAKILGIGRTTLWRWLNEAGYVSE, encoded by the coding sequence ATGTATTCAATTGGGTTGATTTCGCCTTATCCGAAGCTTGCTGATATAGCAAAAGATATAATAGACATAATAGACGAACCTATAGACATAAAGATAGGAGATATGAATGAGGCTATTCCTATTGCCAATAAGATGATTTCAGAAGGTGTTGAAGTGATTATCAGCAGGGGAGGCACTGCGTTATCTCTAAGGGAATTTGTGGATGTGCCTGTTATTGAAATTCAAATTACTTCAATAGATATTATGAAATCTATCAAAAAGGCAAAGAAAAAAGGAAATAATATAGGATTGCTGGGATATGACAACGTAGTATATAACATTGAAAGTATTGCTGAAATTTTAGATGTGAATCTTGTGCCTGTTATCTTTAGTAAAGCGGATAGAGTAGAACAAAAAACTGAAAAAGTCAAACAGCTTATAGGGAAAGTTGATATCGTAGTAGGAGACCATATTTCCATTCAGATTGCACAGCAATATGGCATTGAAGGACTTTTGATAGAGTCAGGAAAGGATTCGATCCTTGAAAGCATTATAGAGGCGAAAAAGATAAGGGACGCAACGAACAGGGAAAGAGAGCGTTTTGAAGAGCTTAAGACAATATTGGATTACAGTCATGACGGTATCATAAGTATCAACAATAAAGGACAAATCAAATTCTTTAATCCTGCCGCAGAGAAAATATTTAATATAAATAAGAATAGTGTCATAGGGTATAGCATTCATGATGTGCTGCCCCATGTTAATTTTAAGGATGTCATGAAAAATGGCCAGTCAAAAATTGACGAGTTTTATAATATCGGTGAAAAAATAATTATTGCCAGTACGCTGCCAATTAAGTTGAGAGATAAGGTTGCCGGGGCCCTAAGTGTATTTCAGGATATAAGTAAAATACAGAATACAGAAGAAAAAATAAGAAAAAAAGTATACCTTAAAGGTCATGTGGCCCGGTACAGATTTGAAGACATCATCACAGGCAATGAAAAGATGAATAAGCTGGTAGAAGTAGCCAAGCTTTATGCTAATACCAGTTCAAATATTTTACTCATCGGAGAAACCGGTACAGGAAAAGAGTTCTTTGCCCAGGGTATTCATAATGCCAGCAACAGGAGAAATAAGCCTTTTGTCGCAGTGAATTGTGCTGCTTTACCCGACAATCTTCTGGAAAGTGAACTTTTTGGGTACGAAGAAGGCGCTTTCACGGGGGCAAAAAAAGGAGGCAAGCAAGGATTATTTGAGCTTGCCCACGGGGGCACAATTTTCCTGGACGAAATAGGAGAAATTGCTCCCCATATCCAGACACGGCTTTTAAGAGTACTCCAGGAAAAGCAGGTAATGCGCTTAGGCAGTGATAGAGTTATTCCTGTAGATGTGAGGGTCATTGCAGCTACAAATAAGGATTTAAAGAAGGCTATAGATGATAACCTGTTTAGAGAAGATTTATACTACCGATTAAATGTTTTAACGTTGAAAATTCCACCACTGAGAGAGAGACAGGATTCCATACCTTTATTTGTAAATGCTTTTATTGACAGATATTGCAGACAAAATAACATTGATAAAAAGACCATATCAGATGAAGCAATGAAGGCACTACAAGCATACAAGTGGTATGGTAATGTACGGGAATTGGAGAATGTAATAGAAAGACTGGTTATCATAGTTCCAACAAAGCGTATTGAACTTTACCATATTAAAAACTTTATTGATGACTGGAGTGAAGAATTACAGCCATTAATGCAGGAAAATAATGAGTATGCGGATATATCAGACACTTTTAAAATACGCATTAATGTTCACAGAAGCTTAAAAGAGATAGAAAGTGATATTATAAGGGAAGTCCTCCAACTCACCGCTGGTGACAGGACAAAAGCAGCTAAGATATTAGGTATAGGAAGAACGACACTATGGCGGTGGCTGAATGAAGCAGGCTATGTTTCGGAGTGA